A single genomic interval of Planctomycetia bacterium harbors:
- a CDS encoding prepilin-type N-terminal cleavage/methylation domain-containing protein, with amino-acid sequence MRHTLNSRLSTAGMRLRRSAFTMLEMIIVLSILAVLTTVAVQSLEPLSKQSRVDATQKTLDELRAAIVGRPTNTTDVNASAPSFVADVGRLPMSIDELFMKMDGLADFHSGALAGDDSDVTVARGWRGPYMRLPAGATMLRDGWGNPFAFDTSNGLTVASLGSDYALGGPDTYSKDLGFSLPLTTSADSFYGESISGSILELVGGQWVAPTTGTGETLTIQVRLFAPDHVVPPIDADGVAEFTQTPDAPTYRYAFNKPVLGPRVVKATLERTSPGDPDPDSGAPTTVTTKKKASAAIIVRAGSLYVVDLRLQ; translated from the coding sequence ATGCGTCATACTTTGAATTCGCGACTTTCGACCGCCGGCATGCGGCTGCGCCGTAGCGCGTTCACGATGCTGGAGATGATTATCGTCTTGAGCATCCTGGCGGTGCTGACGACGGTCGCCGTGCAGTCGCTCGAGCCGTTGAGCAAGCAATCGCGCGTCGATGCCACGCAGAAGACGTTGGATGAGCTGCGAGCCGCGATCGTGGGCCGTCCGACCAATACGACCGACGTGAATGCCTCGGCGCCCAGCTTCGTGGCCGACGTAGGCCGGCTGCCGATGAGCATCGACGAATTGTTTATGAAGATGGACGGCCTCGCGGACTTTCATAGCGGCGCGCTCGCCGGGGACGACTCCGATGTGACGGTCGCCCGAGGCTGGCGAGGTCCTTACATGCGTTTGCCCGCCGGAGCGACGATGCTGCGCGACGGTTGGGGAAATCCCTTTGCCTTCGACACCTCGAACGGCCTCACCGTGGCGAGCCTTGGGTCGGACTACGCGCTCGGCGGCCCCGATACCTATTCGAAGGATCTCGGCTTTTCGCTCCCTCTGACGACTTCGGCCGATTCTTTCTACGGCGAATCGATTTCGGGGAGTATCCTGGAACTGGTCGGCGGCCAATGGGTCGCGCCGACGACCGGTACCGGCGAGACGCTGACGATCCAAGTGAGGTTGTTCGCTCCGGATCATGTCGTTCCGCCTATCGACGCCGATGGTGTGGCGGAGTTCACGCAGACACCCGACGCACCGACCTACCGTTACGCATTTAACAAACCCGTGCTAGGGCCTCGCGTCGTGAAAGCGACGTTGGAACGAACTAGCCCGGGTGATCCCGATCCCGATAGTGGTGCTCCTACGACGGTGACGACTAAGAAAAAGGCCAGCGCCGCGATCATCGTGCGGGCGGGCTCCCTCTACGTCGTTGATTTGCGATTGCAATGA
- a CDS encoding type II secretion system GspH family protein: protein MRYSFSTHVPVRGASRAFAQRRGLTLLELVMVVSILAILTALVVPGMTNTQEETRSAVAKVSVQELRDVIADRYMHDMADSLGFQGLPRLHAIPGTPPTYPDTTRASTLGTTTEQLKYLPQLHFLFVNPRQYDATPAVTVRYAAIGDYDASTRLGWNGPYLMSKTLKYPNPEDARYPTDKNDTRKWKDFGFTTTFGQEGDYMVPDSWGSPIVISIQTTPHGGVLMNTAYVVSAGPNKTLDITSNTTTGVLTLGDDIALPLKSWK, encoded by the coding sequence ATGCGATACTCATTCTCAACACACGTTCCCGTTCGGGGTGCTTCGCGAGCGTTCGCCCAGCGCCGAGGACTCACGCTCTTAGAACTCGTGATGGTCGTTTCGATCCTCGCGATTCTCACCGCCTTGGTCGTGCCGGGCATGACGAACACGCAAGAGGAGACGCGCAGCGCCGTCGCCAAAGTTTCGGTGCAAGAACTGCGCGACGTCATTGCCGATCGGTATATGCACGACATGGCCGACTCGCTCGGGTTTCAGGGCTTGCCCCGTTTGCATGCCATTCCCGGAACTCCGCCTACTTATCCCGACACGACTCGCGCAAGCACGCTCGGCACCACGACGGAGCAGCTCAAGTATTTGCCGCAGCTGCATTTCCTGTTCGTCAATCCGCGACAGTACGACGCCACGCCGGCAGTAACCGTGCGCTATGCGGCGATCGGCGACTACGACGCTTCGACGCGCCTCGGTTGGAACGGCCCGTACTTGATGAGCAAGACGTTGAAGTATCCCAATCCGGAAGATGCTCGTTATCCCACCGACAAAAACGACACGCGTAAATGGAAGGACTTCGGTTTCACGACGACTTTCGGCCAAGAGGGGGACTACATGGTGCCCGACTCGTGGGGAAGCCCGATCGTGATTTCGATTCAGACTACTCCGCACGGCGGCGTGCTGATGAACACGGCTTATGTCGTGTCGGCCGGCCCTAATAAGACTTTAGATATCACGTCCAACACTACGACCGGCGTGCTGACGCTCGGCGATGACATCGCCCTGCCCTTGAAGTCGTGGAAATAA
- a CDS encoding prepilin-type N-terminal cleavage/methylation domain-containing protein, with the protein MKLQPTERVSGKPRRRALTLIELVVVVAILVALSGLVVPLVQGLGFQTNAAINATVIDDVNRSVETFAIRLNAHPDGWDSLLNTSGGTIYAGLHPSLGAANPVLIVPTSLTALQLESLNSAGIYNVRDSDEAIATTSMSPSANNLTPRKLVASGKVAVLKKVGAPDSATVLDTDFKVNRFSDGDLSNEYIVFGLGSGTTIQGAVMMQIPLMQCADPNNYYARVCCVYMVPSNAATTSFPARYVGCFMPDGTTARRNMENYNNAFTDR; encoded by the coding sequence ATGAAACTTCAACCGACGGAGCGCGTTTCGGGCAAGCCCCGACGTCGTGCGTTGACGTTGATCGAACTGGTCGTCGTCGTCGCGATTCTCGTTGCGCTTTCGGGCTTGGTCGTGCCGTTGGTTCAAGGTCTCGGCTTTCAGACAAATGCCGCGATCAATGCCACGGTGATAGACGATGTGAATCGCTCGGTGGAAACTTTTGCAATACGGCTCAATGCTCATCCCGACGGTTGGGATTCGTTGCTCAACACTTCGGGAGGGACTATTTACGCCGGTCTGCATCCTTCACTAGGGGCGGCTAACCCGGTGTTGATCGTCCCCACTTCGTTGACCGCGTTGCAGTTGGAAAGCTTGAACAGCGCCGGGATCTACAACGTTCGAGATTCAGACGAAGCGATTGCGACGACTTCGATGTCGCCGAGCGCCAACAACCTTACGCCTCGGAAGCTGGTCGCGTCCGGAAAAGTCGCGGTTTTGAAGAAGGTCGGGGCCCCGGACTCGGCGACGGTTCTCGACACCGATTTTAAGGTCAATCGATTCAGCGACGGCGATCTCAGCAACGAATACATCGTGTTCGGGCTCGGCAGCGGGACGACGATTCAGGGAGCGGTGATGATGCAGATTCCATTGATGCAGTGCGCCGACCCGAACAACTACTACGCTCGCGTCTGCTGTGTGTATATGGTTCCTTCCAACGCGGCGACGACCTCGTTTCCGGCGCGATACGTCGGCTGCTTCATGCCCGACGGCACGACCGCGCGAAGGAACATGGAAAACTACAACAACGCCTTTACGGATCGATAG
- a CDS encoding type II secretion system GspH family protein yields the protein MSFRFFSPLASQRGVRRALTLIELVVVLAILSVLAAVVLPKLAGMTGQANSAVDASIISDMNRAVSTFESRNNGKFPSANDGLLTGSASTTFYSKFHPSIQTGGATATADPMLPILYPLTLSAIQAKSLNDMGIVSAHYNTESVGASSNPTGMPSDSGTAYSSITTGSNVAGLFIPLGGYGNTATTPPWTAHGSTFPDRAFNLNPFNYGKTDSFVVFGVGQPGELRGKALQDAPIVQAANPTKYYSRMLIVFRIPGIATTATYFPAQYVGSFAPDGTCLSDNVRAFNNGAN from the coding sequence ATGTCTTTTCGTTTTTTCTCTCCCCTCGCTTCGCAAAGGGGCGTGCGGCGCGCTTTGACGTTGATTGAATTGGTCGTCGTACTCGCGATCTTGTCGGTCTTGGCGGCGGTCGTGTTGCCGAAGTTGGCCGGCATGACAGGCCAAGCCAATTCGGCCGTCGATGCGTCGATCATCTCCGATATGAACCGCGCGGTCAGCACCTTCGAGAGCCGGAATAACGGCAAGTTCCCGAGCGCCAACGACGGGCTGCTCACCGGCTCTGCCAGTACGACTTTCTACAGCAAGTTCCATCCGAGTATTCAGACCGGCGGCGCTACGGCAACTGCCGATCCGATGCTCCCGATTTTGTATCCGCTCACGCTTTCCGCGATCCAAGCGAAGAGCCTGAACGACATGGGGATCGTCAGCGCGCATTACAACACCGAGTCGGTTGGTGCGTCGAGCAACCCGACCGGCATGCCGAGCGATAGCGGAACCGCGTATAGTTCGATCACGACAGGGAGCAATGTCGCCGGCCTGTTCATTCCGCTCGGTGGTTACGGGAACACGGCGACGACGCCCCCCTGGACTGCGCACGGTTCGACGTTTCCGGATCGGGCTTTCAATCTCAATCCGTTCAACTACGGCAAGACGGATTCGTTCGTCGTGTTCGGGGTCGGCCAGCCGGGCGAACTGCGCGGCAAGGCGCTGCAAGATGCTCCGATCGTGCAAGCTGCGAACCCGACGAAATACTACTCCCGAATGTTGATCGTGTTCCGGATTCCGGGAATCGCGACGACCGCGACTTACTTCCCTGCCCAATACGTCGGTTCGTTTGCGCCGGACGGGACTTGCCTGAGTGATAACGTACGAGCATTCAACAACGGAGCCAATTGA
- a CDS encoding prepilin-type N-terminal cleavage/methylation domain-containing protein yields the protein MTTRIGGNQGATWSNISRRIKRAGLTLMELVVVLAVLAAVAGILAPLLPNLLRRAHKATDATQTGELSKAIQMYQASFISYPDNFDSLVGADGAFPTYLPTDDAADGPFGGFVKAATLTADEAGALNRVGIAFVQPLLSAPTAAPTAADYSAGFHPTMNPYPSGSTIASNKVTVSGNTTTKFAILNLPVTTTAPDGSGGTTTTTTTTKVPARFLQTLRDADPTARYVVFGVGSRSSMIGQTIQEAPMSTPQKKSFTPDNTYCRVGAIFKISGVEVERSERARFVCTVALEDDELETTEKDIVGYYQVSRDPRN from the coding sequence ATGACGACTCGTATCGGCGGCAACCAGGGCGCGACTTGGAGCAACATATCGCGACGGATCAAACGGGCTGGTTTGACCTTGATGGAGCTTGTGGTGGTGTTGGCGGTGTTGGCGGCGGTTGCAGGAATCCTCGCGCCGCTCCTACCGAATTTGCTTCGCAGGGCTCACAAAGCCACCGACGCGACGCAAACCGGTGAACTTTCCAAAGCGATTCAGATGTATCAAGCCTCGTTCATCAGCTATCCCGACAACTTCGATTCGCTCGTCGGCGCGGATGGTGCGTTTCCGACTTATTTGCCGACCGATGATGCGGCAGACGGCCCCTTCGGCGGCTTCGTTAAGGCGGCTACCCTCACTGCGGATGAAGCCGGTGCGCTCAACCGGGTGGGAATCGCGTTTGTTCAACCGTTGTTGTCTGCGCCTACCGCGGCACCTACGGCGGCCGACTATTCGGCAGGCTTTCATCCCACGATGAATCCTTATCCGAGCGGCTCGACGATCGCCTCGAACAAGGTCACCGTATCCGGAAACACGACGACGAAATTCGCGATCCTCAACCTCCCCGTTACCACCACGGCCCCTGATGGAAGCGGCGGGACGACGACCACGACGACGACCACGAAGGTTCCGGCCCGCTTCTTACAAACGTTGCGCGATGCCGATCCGACGGCGCGCTACGTCGTGTTCGGTGTCGGTTCGCGCTCATCGATGATCGGCCAAACGATCCAAGAAGCTCCGATGTCGACGCCGCAGAAGAAGTCCTTCACGCCGGACAATACTTACTGCCGCGTCGGAGCGATCTTCAAAATCAGCGGGGTCGAAGTCGAGCGTAGCGAACGGGCTCGTTTCGTTTGCACGGTCGCCCTCGAAGACGACGAATTGGAAACGACCGAAAAAGACATCGTCGGTTACTACCAAGTATCTCGCGATCCACGTAATTAA
- a CDS encoding PQQ-binding-like beta-propeller repeat protein: MLLAFIASILLAEPAAEWPGFRGDGTSLASVHELPLKWDGNNGVAWQTELTGYGQSSPVVWGDRIFVTSISGESKERCLVACYGLKDGKRLWQKDSAASIQVKDSDYVSRAAPTPIVDAERVYAFFESGDLLAFDHAGTELWHRNLAGEYGEYKGNHGLGGSLAQTSDALFAVVDHDGPSYLLAVAKKTGVNRWKVERPSNISWSSPIVALANTGDPKDAEVIVSSKGSVEAYSFVDGTTRWSLLGLKGNTTASPTVTEKHIIVGSSDVGQSVAVRRGGKGNLADSEVAWRLQDAAASFSSPLAYQGRAYFVNKSGVATCVEEATGKPLWTHRIGSCWASPIGAAGRIYFFGKEGVTTVVAAAPEFESLAENALTIEGRLYGAAAVPGAFVLRTGRKLICVGKP, translated from the coding sequence ATGCTACTCGCTTTCATTGCCTCGATCCTGCTCGCCGAACCAGCGGCTGAATGGCCTGGGTTCAGGGGAGACGGAACGAGCTTAGCGAGCGTTCATGAGCTGCCGTTGAAGTGGGACGGCAACAACGGCGTCGCTTGGCAAACCGAGCTCACCGGCTACGGACAATCGAGCCCTGTCGTTTGGGGCGACCGGATCTTCGTCACCTCGATTTCGGGCGAATCCAAAGAGCGTTGCCTCGTCGCTTGTTACGGATTGAAAGACGGCAAACGCTTGTGGCAGAAAGATTCCGCCGCCTCGATTCAGGTGAAGGATAGCGACTACGTGAGCCGTGCGGCTCCGACCCCGATCGTCGATGCCGAACGTGTCTACGCCTTTTTCGAAAGCGGCGATCTCCTGGCGTTCGATCATGCGGGGACGGAGCTCTGGCATCGTAACCTTGCCGGCGAATACGGCGAATACAAAGGCAACCACGGCCTCGGCGGTTCCTTGGCTCAAACCAGCGATGCGCTCTTTGCCGTCGTCGATCACGATGGTCCTTCCTATCTCTTGGCGGTCGCTAAAAAGACCGGCGTCAATCGCTGGAAGGTCGAGCGACCATCGAATATCTCTTGGAGCTCGCCGATCGTCGCGCTGGCGAACACCGGCGATCCCAAGGACGCGGAAGTCATCGTGAGCTCGAAGGGAAGCGTCGAAGCCTATAGCTTCGTCGACGGCACGACGCGCTGGTCGCTCCTAGGGCTCAAAGGCAACACGACCGCTTCGCCGACCGTAACCGAGAAGCACATCATCGTCGGCTCGAGCGACGTCGGGCAAAGCGTCGCCGTGCGCAGAGGGGGCAAAGGGAACTTGGCCGATTCCGAGGTCGCCTGGCGCTTGCAAGACGCCGCGGCCTCGTTCAGTTCTCCGTTGGCGTATCAAGGTCGCGCCTACTTCGTCAATAAATCCGGGGTCGCCACCTGCGTCGAAGAGGCGACGGGAAAACCCCTGTGGACACATCGAATCGGCTCGTGCTGGGCATCCCCCATCGGAGCCGCCGGACGGATATACTTCTTCGGAAAAGAAGGGGTCACGACGGTCGTGGCCGCTGCTCCGGAGTTTGAATCGCTCGCTGAAAACGCCCTGACGATCGAAGGCCGGCTCTACGGAGCGGCAGCGGTCCCCGGCGCGTTTGTTTTGCGTACAGGTCGGAAGCTCATCTGCGTCGGTAAGCCCTAA